ATTTATTGCGCGGGCCTTGGTGGGCAGCCCATTGCCACTGTATGGCGATGGCTTGCAACAGCGCGAATGGCTCTATGTTGAAGATCACGTAAGCGCCTTGATGCTACTGGCTGAGCGCGGGCAATTGGGTGAAATATATAATGTGGGCAGTGACGCTCTGTGCACCAATCGCGAATTAATTAATACACTTTGCCAGCTATTGGATGCAGCCAGCCCCGCGGGCGCGCCCCACGCAACCCTTATTACACAAGTAGAAGATCGCCCCGGCCATGACCGCTGCTACAAAGTATGCTGGCAAAAGATCAAGGCGTTGGGCTGGGCGCCCGCCACGTCACTGGCTGACGGCCTGCAGCAAACCGTTGCCTGGTATTTGGCTAACCGCAAATTTTTAGCCGCAGGTGAAAGCAAATGAGTACGCGAAGGCACTTAACTTGGCAAATGCAACTCGCAAGGCAAAATCGCATCACAGGGCGCGCACTGTGAATAGCGCTGCAGTTGAGCAGATCACCATAACGCCCCTGGCGCTACCCGGTGTTTTATTATTGCGTCCGCTCACACATCGCGACAGCCGGGGAGCGTTCACCGAAACCTGGCGGGCAAGCACCTACCGCGCGCTGGGCCTGCCAGATTTTGTGCAAGATAACCTGGTGCATTCCAAGGCCTGTGTACTGCGCGGCATGCACTATCAAACCCGCAAGCCCCAGGGCAAATTAATTTGTGTATTGCAAGGCGCAGTGCAAGACATAGTGGCCGATATTAATCCGCGCAGCGCACATTTCGGGCAGCATGTTTCGGTGCAATTAGATGCACAGGCGGGCGATCAACTCTATGTGCCGCCGGGTTATGCGCACGGCTATTACACGCAATCGAACTCGGCAATGGTGCTGTATAAATGCACCGACTATTATGACCCAGAGGGCCAGGGCGGTTGCCGCTGGGACGACCCGCTACTGGCCTTGCCTTGGCAGCTAAAGGGCGCTCCCACAGTGGCACCGCGGGATGAAAAGTGGCCGCCGCTGGCAGCGCAGTAGCTGGGCCTGCACGTTTTCAGCCGATCTCGCGCGGCGATAAGACATCTGGGTTTTTTTGATTTTTTTGAAGGCTGGATTATAAAAGCGCATGCAAAATATTTTACTTTTAGGCGCAACAGGCCAAGTGGGGCAGGCATTGCGCGCAAGCCTGCCCGCAGAATATTTTTTAACAGCGCCCATGCGCGCCGAGGTAGATTTTCAGCAAGCTGGTGAGCTGGCTGCAACAGTGAGCGCCCATCGCCCGGCGCTGGTAATTAATTGCGTGGCCTACAATCAGGTCGATGGCGCCGAGCTCGATCCCGCCTTGGCTATGCGCATCAATCACAGTGCGGTGGCGGAACTTGCCGAGGCCTGCGCGGCCCATGACATTCCGCTCATTCATTTTTCAACGGATTATGTCTTTCCAGGGCGAACTGTAGAGGACGGGGCCTTGCCCGCACTTTATACCGAGGCCGATGCAGTGGGGCCCGTAAACCACTATGGCCGCAGCAAGTTGGCCGGTGAGCAGGCAGTGGCTGCCGTGGCACGCAATCTGGTGTTGCGGGTGAGCTGGGTGTTCAGCGAATTCGGCACCAACATGGGCAGCCGTATAGTGCAGCAGGCGGCACGTGGGCAGACGCTGGCAATGGCCTGCGACCAATTCGGCTCACCCACCTATGCAGGCCACATTGCCGAGGCCGTGTGGTTGCTTGCCGCCGAACTGCTAAATGGCACGCAGGGCGGGCTCTACCACCTTTCCGGCACGGCAGCGGCCAGCCGCCTTGAGCTTGCCCGTGCTTTGGTGGGTGCCGCCACCGATGCCGGCATCGCAGCCGAGGGCGTCAGCATCAAACCCGTGAGCCAGCAGCAGTTTGCAGCCCAGGCCACCTCACCCATTGCGCCAAGGCCCCAGTGGTCGCCATTGTGTGCTGCAAAGCTCGGTGAGCGCCTCGGGCGCACCTTGCCGCACTGGCGTGAAGGGCTTGCGCGAACGGTTCAGGGCCTTAAGGTGCGGGGGCTATAACGAGGTCTTTATAGAAATGATGCCTTTTTGCCTTGAACGTCCGCCAACCGCCCTTAAAAGCAGAGAAAAAAGGCTACTCTGTGGGGCTGCCTCCAACGCAGATAGTTTTGGCCTAGCCTGTTAGAATAGCGCCCTCAGTAATTCAGACCCATCACTATGAGCAAATCCAAATCCCCTAGGGTTAGCCACCCCGAAGAGGTTCAACCGCAAACCGCGGGGCAAATATACCTGCGCCTGCTTGGTTATGTGCGCGCCCATGCCGGCCTGTTTGCCATCAGCATTGTGGGGCTTGCCATATTTGCGGTATCTCAGCCTATGTATGCGTGGGTGATGGAATACCTCATCGACGAAGCCATTCCCAATAACCGCCCCGAAGACCGGTGGATAGTCCCGGCGGCACTGATTGCGATTTTCGCTGTGCGCGGCCTGGGCCAGTTTATTGGTAACTATTTTATTTCGCGGGTGTCTTACGCCATCGTACACATGCTCAGGCGCCAGCTGTTCGACCAGCTGACCCACATGCCTGGCAGCTATTTCGACAACAACAACTCAGGCCATTTAATTTCACGCATTACCTACAATGTGCAGCAAGTAACGGGCGCCGCCACAGAGGCTTTTAAAGTGGTGGTGCGCGAGGGCCTTACCGTAGTGGCCCTGATGTCGTACCTGATATACAAAGACTGGAAGCTCACGCTGATTTTTTTAGGCGTGGGCCCGTTGATTGGCCTGATTGTATGGCAGGTGGGTTTGCGCCTTCGCAAGCTTAGCGCCAAGGTGCAAGCCTCTATGGGTGATGTAACCCATGTGGCCTCAGAAATGATTAACGGCTACCGCGTCATGCGCTCATTTGGCGGCGAGCAATATGAAAAAGACCGCTTTGAAAAAGCCTCTGCGCGCAACACCAAACAAAACATAAAAATTTCTCTCACCAGTTCTGCCAATACCCCGGTTATCCAAATACTGGTGGCCGTAGCCATGGGCTTTGTGGTGTATCTGGCGCTAACATTCATGGGCACATCAGAGCCTGGCGCCTTTGTGGCCTACATCACCGCTGCCGCACTTATCCCCAAACCCATTCGCCAGTTGAGTGAAGTGAACTCCACCATTCAAAAAGGTATTGCAGCGGCCAGCACCATCTTTACCCAGCTCGATCAAATTACCGAGCAAGATACCGGCACGCACCAATCCGGCCGTGTACGCGGCGAGCTGACCATTCGCAATTTGAATTTTGCCTACGAAGGCGACAAGCGCGTTCTACACGATATCAACCTCACCGTGGCACCTGGCAAAACCGTGGCGCTGGTAGGCCGCTCAGGTAGCGGAAAAACCACACTTGCCAGCTTAATTCCACGGTTTTATCAGCACCGTGAAGGCGAGATTTTACTGGATAACCTGCCCATACAAGATTACACCTTGCAAAGCCTGCGCGAACAAATTGCGCTGGTGGGCCAGCAGGTCACCCTATTTAACGACACCATCTACAACAACATCGCCTACGGCACTTTAGCCTCTGCCAGCGAAGCAGAGGTTATGGAAGCCGCGCGCGCAGCCCATGCCCTTGAGTTCATCGAGCAAATGCCAGAGGGCATGCAAACCCTCATTGGTGAA
This genomic stretch from Simiduia sp. 21SJ11W-1 harbors:
- the rfbD gene encoding dTDP-4-dehydrorhamnose reductase, whose protein sequence is MQNILLLGATGQVGQALRASLPAEYFLTAPMRAEVDFQQAGELAATVSAHRPALVINCVAYNQVDGAELDPALAMRINHSAVAELAEACAAHDIPLIHFSTDYVFPGRTVEDGALPALYTEADAVGPVNHYGRSKLAGEQAVAAVARNLVLRVSWVFSEFGTNMGSRIVQQAARGQTLAMACDQFGSPTYAGHIAEAVWLLAAELLNGTQGGLYHLSGTAAASRLELARALVGAATDAGIAAEGVSIKPVSQQQFAAQATSPIAPRPQWSPLCAAKLGERLGRTLPHWREGLARTVQGLKVRGL
- the rfbC gene encoding dTDP-4-dehydrorhamnose 3,5-epimerase, with protein sequence MNSAAVEQITITPLALPGVLLLRPLTHRDSRGAFTETWRASTYRALGLPDFVQDNLVHSKACVLRGMHYQTRKPQGKLICVLQGAVQDIVADINPRSAHFGQHVSVQLDAQAGDQLYVPPGYAHGYYTQSNSAMVLYKCTDYYDPEGQGGCRWDDPLLALPWQLKGAPTVAPRDEKWPPLAAQ
- the msbA gene encoding lipid A export permease/ATP-binding protein MsbA, giving the protein MSKSKSPRVSHPEEVQPQTAGQIYLRLLGYVRAHAGLFAISIVGLAIFAVSQPMYAWVMEYLIDEAIPNNRPEDRWIVPAALIAIFAVRGLGQFIGNYFISRVSYAIVHMLRRQLFDQLTHMPGSYFDNNNSGHLISRITYNVQQVTGAATEAFKVVVREGLTVVALMSYLIYKDWKLTLIFLGVGPLIGLIVWQVGLRLRKLSAKVQASMGDVTHVASEMINGYRVMRSFGGEQYEKDRFEKASARNTKQNIKISLTSSANTPVIQILVAVAMGFVVYLALTFMGTSEPGAFVAYITAAALIPKPIRQLSEVNSTIQKGIAAASTIFTQLDQITEQDTGTHQSGRVRGELTIRNLNFAYEGDKRVLHDINLTVAPGKTVALVGRSGSGKTTLASLIPRFYQHREGEILLDNLPIQDYTLQSLREQIALVGQQVTLFNDTIYNNIAYGTLASASEAEVMEAARAAHALEFIEQMPEGMQTLIGEDGVRLSGGQRQRLAIARALLKNAPLLILDEATSALDTESERSIQSALEAVMRNRTTLVIAHRLSTIESADHIVVMDAGRIVEQGTHETLIAQQGYYAKLHSMQFEEHNE